One Devosia lacusdianchii genomic window carries:
- a CDS encoding DUF6691 family protein: MASLKLPYLATAALSGALFGAGLYVSQMVDPLKVLHFLDFTAIPSGGWDPSLAFVMVPAVIVMFIAVRLGKRRQAPLFDTAFHEPEYKRIDKRLVGGAALFGIGWGMAGICPGPAISLIAFVPDNLWIFLVTMLIGSLAGSLVIPSGHSKRLVDAQ, from the coding sequence ATGGCCAGCCTCAAGCTCCCCTATCTCGCCACCGCCGCCCTGAGCGGAGCGCTGTTCGGCGCTGGCCTTTATGTCTCGCAGATGGTCGACCCGCTGAAGGTTCTGCACTTTCTCGATTTCACGGCTATCCCGTCCGGCGGCTGGGACCCAAGCCTGGCGTTTGTCATGGTGCCGGCCGTCATCGTGATGTTCATCGCCGTCCGGCTCGGCAAACGCCGGCAGGCGCCCCTCTTCGACACGGCTTTCCACGAGCCGGAATACAAGCGCATCGACAAGCGCCTTGTCGGCGGCGCAGCCCTGTTCGGCATTGGCTGGGGCATGGCGGGCATTTGCCCCGGCCCCGCCATTTCCCTGATCGCCTTCGTACCCGACAATCTCTGGATATTCCTCGTCACCATGCTGATCGGCTCACTCGCCGGCAGTCTGGTGATCCCCAGCGGCCATTCCAAACGCCTGGTGGATGCCCAATGA
- a CDS encoding YeeE/YedE family protein, translated as MESFTPLTAALGGSLIGLATAVLWLGNGRIAGISGIFGQLLPPAQTVVWRLVFLVALVLATFVTAKLFPGLGVGGVEPARLVEAPASWGVPTPVWLGIAGLLTGLGTKIGNGCTSGHGVCGLARLSVRSLVAVAVFFGVAIITVAVTGVV; from the coding sequence ATGGAATCGTTTACCCCCCTTACGGCCGCTCTAGGCGGCAGCCTCATCGGCCTGGCGACGGCCGTCTTGTGGCTGGGCAATGGCCGGATCGCCGGCATATCTGGCATATTCGGCCAATTGCTGCCTCCGGCGCAGACGGTCGTGTGGCGGCTGGTCTTCCTCGTCGCGCTGGTTCTGGCGACATTCGTCACGGCCAAGCTCTTTCCGGGGCTTGGTGTCGGTGGTGTCGAGCCTGCAAGACTGGTCGAGGCTCCCGCGTCATGGGGGGTGCCCACACCGGTCTGGCTTGGGATAGCGGGGCTGCTGACCGGCCTCGGCACCAAGATTGGCAATGGTTGCACATCCGGGCACGGCGTTTGCGGGCTTGCCCGGCTTTCGGTCCGCTCGCTGGTCGCTGTCGCCGTGTTCTTCGGCGTCGCTATCATTACCGTCGCCGTGACGGGAGTGGTGTGA
- a CDS encoding TerC family protein has product MLELLADPNAWIAFGTLTVMEIVLGIDNIVFISVLVSRLPKEQADRARQIGLALALIFRILLLLVISWIISLTQPAISVFGLDLSWKDLILIAGGAFLVYKATHEMHAAIEEPHETGLAKGATAVFAAIIGQIIVIDMVFSIDSIVTAVGMADDVEVMIAAVIVAVGVMFVASGPVAKFVADHPTTKMLALAFLLLIGVSLVADGLGFHIPKGYIYAAMGFSVLVEAINIIAKQRKLASGKAAAPVKMTPFTGDTGSISAEAGVAAVTGKKVGAKSTPTARAQARPKSAPRKPRTPKS; this is encoded by the coding sequence ATGCTAGAGCTATTGGCTGATCCGAATGCCTGGATCGCCTTTGGTACCCTCACGGTGATGGAAATCGTGCTGGGCATCGACAATATCGTCTTCATCTCAGTTCTCGTGTCGCGGCTGCCGAAAGAGCAGGCCGACCGCGCCCGCCAGATTGGCCTGGCCCTCGCGCTGATATTCCGCATCCTGCTGCTGCTGGTGATCAGCTGGATCATCAGCCTGACCCAGCCGGCGATTTCCGTTTTTGGGCTTGATCTCTCCTGGAAGGACCTGATCCTGATCGCCGGCGGCGCCTTCCTCGTCTACAAGGCGACCCACGAAATGCATGCGGCCATCGAAGAACCGCATGAGACGGGCCTTGCCAAGGGTGCTACCGCGGTCTTCGCCGCGATCATCGGCCAGATCATCGTCATCGACATGGTGTTCTCCATCGACTCGATCGTCACCGCCGTCGGCATGGCAGACGACGTCGAAGTGATGATCGCGGCTGTGATCGTCGCCGTAGGCGTCATGTTCGTGGCGTCCGGCCCGGTTGCCAAGTTCGTGGCCGACCACCCCACCACCAAGATGCTGGCGCTCGCCTTCCTACTCCTGATCGGCGTGTCGCTGGTGGCCGATGGTCTCGGCTTCCATATTCCGAAGGGCTACATCTACGCTGCCATGGGCTTCTCGGTGCTGGTGGAGGCGATCAACATCATCGCCAAGCAGCGCAAACTGGCGAGCGGCAAGGCCGCCGCGCCGGTCAAGATGACGCCCTTCACTGGCGACACCGGCTCGATCTCGGCCGAGGCCGGAGTCGCTGCGGTGACCGGCAAGAAGGTTGGAGCCAAGTCCACGCCGACGGCTCGCGCCCAGGCGCGTCCGAAATCGGCCCCCCGCAAGCCGCGGACGCCGAAGTCGTGA
- a CDS encoding quinone oxidoreductase family protein: MSKAVVVRQAGGPEVLSYEDWPLASPGAGQVALRQTAIGLNFIDTYQRSGLYPVNMPFVAGNEGAGVITAIGDGVTGLEIGQRVAYQGQIGAYATERLAAADRLVPIPDGIDDQTAAAIMLKGLTAYYLLFKTWPLTRGETILWHAAAGGTGLIATQWARSLGATVIGTAGSDEKVQLALDHGCNHVINYKTEDFATRVRALTEGRGVDVVFDGVGKSTFEGSLDCLRPRGLMVSFGNASGVVTIPDITVLSRKGSLYVTRPTGAHYLNRREDLLEGAASLFEAVATGVIKVRINETFALAEAGAAHRALEGRETTGSVILIP, encoded by the coding sequence GTGAGCAAGGCTGTCGTCGTCCGGCAGGCCGGTGGCCCCGAAGTCTTGAGCTACGAGGACTGGCCACTGGCCAGTCCTGGCGCCGGCCAGGTGGCGCTACGCCAGACGGCGATCGGCCTGAATTTCATCGACACCTACCAGCGCTCCGGGCTCTACCCGGTCAACATGCCGTTCGTTGCCGGCAATGAGGGAGCAGGCGTCATCACCGCGATCGGCGATGGCGTGACCGGTCTCGAAATTGGCCAACGGGTAGCCTATCAGGGGCAGATCGGCGCTTATGCGACCGAACGCCTGGCCGCGGCTGACCGCCTGGTGCCGATTCCGGATGGAATCGACGATCAAACCGCCGCCGCGATCATGTTGAAGGGGCTGACGGCCTACTACCTCCTGTTCAAGACCTGGCCGCTGACCCGCGGCGAAACCATCCTCTGGCATGCCGCAGCGGGTGGCACCGGGCTCATTGCTACGCAATGGGCCCGCTCGCTCGGCGCGACCGTGATCGGCACCGCCGGCAGCGACGAAAAGGTTCAGCTTGCGCTCGACCATGGCTGCAATCACGTCATCAACTACAAGACGGAAGACTTCGCCACCCGCGTCCGTGCCCTGACCGAGGGGCGCGGTGTGGATGTCGTCTTTGACGGCGTCGGCAAGTCGACGTTTGAGGGCTCGCTTGATTGCCTGCGGCCGCGCGGGCTCATGGTTAGCTTCGGCAATGCATCAGGTGTCGTGACGATACCCGACATCACCGTGCTCTCGCGCAAGGGCTCGCTCTACGTTACGCGGCCCACAGGCGCACATTATCTCAACCGCCGCGAGGATCTGCTCGAGGGTGCGGCTTCGCTATTCGAAGCTGTCGCCACAGGCGTCATCAAGGTTCGGATCAACGAGACCTTCGCGCTGGCGGAGGCGGGCGCTGCGCATCGGGCCCTGGAGGGCCGCGAAACGACTGGGTCGGTGATCCTCATCCCCTAG
- a CDS encoding G5P family DNA-binding protein codes for MSRKEFEASRMRRMRRVAGRHGLTILTAEKLTAKQGKGGHALRDDESFKVVYGHHPLPFTATLEDIEAYLDKLEAAED; via the coding sequence GTGAGCCGCAAGGAATTCGAAGCATCGCGGATGCGCCGCATGAGGCGGGTTGCTGGGCGGCATGGCTTGACCATCCTCACCGCCGAAAAGCTCACGGCCAAGCAGGGCAAGGGTGGGCATGCATTGCGTGACGACGAGAGCTTCAAAGTGGTCTATGGCCACCACCCGCTGCCATTTACCGCAACGCTGGAAGATATCGAAGCTTACCTCGACAAGCTCGAAGCTGCGGAAGACTAA